Genomic segment of Pseudorca crassidens isolate mPseCra1 chromosome 10, mPseCra1.hap1, whole genome shotgun sequence:
CAAAGATAATTTAGACaggtaattttaaagaatttatttaataaGGCTCAAAGCAGCCGCTCAGCCTGCAGTGATGATGCTCCACCGGCAGATGGCGCTGCAAAGCGTCTCAGGTGCAGCGGGAAGCCCATTTACCAATGGCTGTCGCAATCTCTTAATTACTTGAACTGATGAGttcatattataatttttattaattatttttactgcTTATTGCAGTTACTCTTATACTACTTACTAACTGGTACAGAAGTGTTTTAACAACTGGTTGAGCAGTACCAGTGCAAACCGGCTGAATGTCAGCGCTGTTTCCTCCTATTACGACAGAAGCCACCAGGCTCCTGCGGGAGGGTAATCCCTGCACCGGGACTGTCAGTGCCACCCCCGCCTGCTCTCCAGGGCTTGTTCCATCACTAATCCCCACTGTCCTGCATTTTCAACCTTTCCTCCTCCACTTGACCCTTCTAAACAGCCTGTGAAAAtgttcaaaactttaaaaaactgttttcctCGATTTTATATACTTTGCTCTCTCCGTTTTTCTCTCATTGCAAACACAACCAAACTTCTTGAAAATTATATCCTTTTCTCCACTGCTTCCACTTCATTCCTCCAAATTATTCCTCAATCCCCTGACATCTGGGAATTCTGACCTCATCTGTCCAATGGAACTGCTCCCACCAAGATCAGCAAGGCTTTTTACTAAATCCAGTGGACACTCTTCATTCTTGTCATCAATCCTCAGCAGCATTCTGCACTgcgcccttccttcctccttccctaagCTTTCAATGCACCACACTTCCTAGGTTTTATCCTGTCTGCTGGTTCCTCTTTCCCTGCCTTCCCTTTTATATTCTCCATGTCCTTCCTCAGCCCTCTTCTCTTCTCACACTACACACTTTCTGTGGATGATCTCAGTTACCCTCCTCCCACCTATATGTTACTGACACCCAAATCTCTGTGTGCAGCCACACCTCTCTTCCCCCGAAACCCTTAATTCCGGTTTCCATTCTTTCTCTGGGATCTCTGCAAAAGCCTCTGATCTCTCTCCCCTTTCCAAACCAGTCTCCACACTCCAATCAAAGTGACCTAAGGCACAAATCTCTCCTTCTTGGTCTCAGTGCTCCTCTGGATAAAGCCTTAATCTTTAGCATGGTTGACAAGGCCCAGTGAGAGCTGACCCAAGCCTACCTCTCCAGCTTCACCTTTCGCCACTTCTCCCTTGAACCCTCTGCCCCAGCCATGCTGAACGAGTTAGTCTTCCAAAATTGTTACGTGCTGTTCCTTGCCCTTTGCTGTCCCCTCAGGAATGCTCTTTCCCTCTCAATGCCTGGCTTACTCCTGCTCAGTTTTCAGGCCTCAGCTTGGACCTCTGTTCCTCTAGGAGGCTTCCTCTGACTCACCAAGACTGGCCCCTGCTGGGTGTTCCCATAGCAATTCTTTACCACAGGCCACTGATCTTCTCTGTCTTATATAACTTGCTATACAATCACAGCTCCCAGCCCTGTCCTCCACTCCTTTCTGACCAGCATCACAAGACCCTTCTATATGAAGCCACCACTATCCCACAGGACCCTGTTCCACCCTTCTCACAGCACTTATCACACTTTTTTGGTAATTATCTATTTAATTGCTTCCATAGTCCAATAAATTGTGAGCTCCACAAAGGACCATTTCTATGTCACTTACCACTTAGCAGTGACTGGCAAATAGTAATTACTTGACAAATGGACAAACGTTCGATTGGTGAATGAATCCTTGGGGTGATTATAGTTCTACCCACCTTACTTAGTTACAACTCAATAGACTCATTTACAGCAattcttttataatttacatatgcCATGGAATTACTGTATTAGTGTCTGGCTGTTCTATTCTTGGAGGGTAGGGTCTATGCCTTACTCAATTTTTTTGTCCCAGAATTCAGCATGCCTGACGCACATTGTTTTCAACCAATTTCGCTGACTATATCAATGataatgagaaataaagaaacagaggcccagataaTTGAACTACTCTGGACGACACACAGCTACCTTGTCCCAGAACCAGGACTGGAACTCAGTCTAGAAAAATGGAAGCTCGGAAGAAGTTGTTCAGCATCTAAATGGAATTCCAGCATGAATGAGAAGCACTAGTTTCTCACCATCAAGAGACTGGCCAGGAACTGTGGGAACTCCCACAGCCCGAGACCTCCATGGTCAAGTGTCTCCATAGTGGATGTGACCCAGGAGGGGCGTGAGGACAGGGGTCCTGGGTATTTCATCATGGAGGGGAGACTGGACCCCTGGTTTCCTTTGTCCCTTTTAGTCAGTTTCAAGCTCAGCCTCAGGCAGTGGTCTTCAGTTATTATATACCCTTCTCCTCCCAAATCTATTTGTTGCTAAGATAGTTCTTCTCCCAGTGCTACTTTCCTACAGAGTGAGTATTGACAGGGGCCTGGGAAGAATCATTTACAGTCTGGCCCCTTGGGGATGTTAGAGTTGCTTCCTTTCAGGTCTTCAGCATGAAAATCCCCCTTCTCAGCTTCCCCTCCAGCACCAGGTCTCAActttcacccccacccccagatctCCCAAATGCCTCTGGTGAAACTCATGAGAGCAAAAGATAAATGACAGTGAAGAGAAGCAGCACAGAGGCAGGGGTACAAACagaattctgatttttcttttctccactttttGAGATGATTCCAGCATCCCCAACCCATCTCTAGCAGCAGAGAAGTCCCCTGAGCTTCCCTGATCATCATGAACCTTCAAAGGATGCTGAGTTGGGGTCCTCTTTCTTCCATCAAAAGACCCATCCCTGAGGGTAAAAAGCCCAAGATGGGAGACAGGTGGGTTTTTCTCTCCACTGAAACTTCTTCTCTTTTACGGCACATTTTGGGCAACCCTCACGCATATTCACATGCTGGTAGTACTTAAACTTTGCATTGGAGTGCAAATTCCAGGATTTATGCCCTCAGTGGGACCAGTGGAGGAGGGAACTGGAGGAAATTTGTGGCCCAAACACCTCAGCCTCTTTTGCTCCTGGGGTGACAGGGTCTCTGCTGGAATTACAGAAACTGGCCCAAGACCCAGAACCTGAATAGAATGCTTTAGAGTGAAGAGAAGAATCTGGTACGCCCTCTTCTCCTCACCCCTACACCTAATGGCTAACCTATCAAACAACACTTTTTGCTACCACCCGACCCAGACAACATTGTGGCAGCCAATAAACCAAAGcccattcttccttttctccaagaATTAAATCTGGGAGTCCAGCTGCTTGCTTGACAAGGGAGAAGTACAGCAAGGCCTAAAGGGCCCTGACTCACAAGAGACCTGACCCCTGCGGAGATGTGCCTGACACTGTAAGCCAGCTAAGAACCTGCACTGGGTCTCCTTGGCTCCATCTCAAACCCGGGTAAGTGGGATTCAGGAAGCTGGCTCTGTGCCCTCCCCTATGAATCTAGTACCCCCTAGTGTTACAGGCTTTTAACTAGTTAAACTTGACACTGCACTCAAAGGGCTCTTCTGCTCAAATCATAAACGTGCGTGCTACTTTTTTGCCACTAATCAAGACTACTCATACACGTTTAAGTAACATTTTCACAAGCATCGAGTCTTAACTAAATACCTCCATCAACAGGAAGTTCTAGAGTTATACTATATGAGCCCTAAGGATTTGGAGGACATTATACCCCCATCTTAATCCAAAAAGCTAGGTGCCTGATTAATGGGGTCTTGACCACGACCAGGCAGTATATTTAGGTCAGGCATGTTTGTGCAGCTTTATATGTTCAGTGCTTAGCATAAGTCCAGACACACAGTCagacctcaataaatatttgttgaattggaaTAAATCCTATAAATATCTCACCTGGAGACATCAGCTGTGACATCTTCTCTTACTGCTTCTTCTCCCAGAAGCTCCTCGTATAACCCAGGTCTGACAGCTCGGGGGGGCGGCACAGGGGGCTGCTCCAATCCCAGAGGGACTGACACAAATTCCCAAAGGGGGCTGAATTTAGACCAGGCCTCAAAAGCCTGAAGTGACCTCCCCTCCCCATGTTGATGATGGGGTTCCTAAGGTGCAAGTGGGAGAGTGAGCAGAGGAAGCGGGTTTCAGGCCTCAGAACCCACTGAATTAACTCCTAAGAGGACTCTTCCTTTGCAGAGAGAATGCacgaaaaaagaagggagaaaagcagCGGAGCCTCCCACAGCTGTCAGCCTGAGACAGCTGCTCTCACCTCAGTCCATCTGGGGAAGGGGCTACAAAGCAGACAATCTTTATTCACAATTGGGGTGGCAGACGGGAGAGACCCCCAGGTCAGTCCAAAAGCAAAGATacgggtggggcgggggggagatgGCGCAGGGCAGGGACTCAGCACTCGTCCTCGCCCAGCAGGGCGTAGGGGTTTCGGGCGGCCAGGCTGGACCCTGGGGCTGAGGTTGGGGTGTCCtcatccccttccccctcctcatccGCGTCCcggtcctcctctccctcctcctcacagGAGCTGCTcagctcttcctcctcctcctcctcgtcacCTGCGggccccaccctgccctgcaAAACCACCAGCTCCATGGTCTCTGGGTGGGACTCCCAGGTGCCTGGGgaaccaaaacaagaaaaagaatggagagttTTGAGCAAGAAACTAACGCCAGGCCAAGATGGGGATGAGGCAAAGACTAAGAATAACAATGACTTTTATAGCTGCTGCCATTCGTTTGTTCACGCATTCATTCAACCTCTCGTGTACTGGGCACAGAACAGAAGCTCTGTTGCACGTTAACTCCAAACGTGACCACCACCTTGCCAGAAGGCAACTAACCACCCTGGTTCTATAGAGCAGGAAGTCATCTCAGAGCTGCTTAGTAACACAGAGCTGGCCTATGGGTACAGAATCCGAATCCTCACACCTACAAAGCCCACACCTTTCTGCCTCCATCACAGCAGGGGCTAGGGAAGAACACTGGCCGACTGACCTTTCTGCTCGCTGTAGCCTGGGGGCTGAAAACACAGGCTGAGGCGGCCATCCAGTGCCAGCCGCAGGAGGCTATTGGCCGCTCTGTACACATCATTTCGGGCCGCCTTGGCTGTCTTGTAACCACGTTTCTCTGCCCAGGCTGGAAGGAGAAAAGCATGGGGAGGGAATACCATCAACCAGGCCCAGTCACCATCATCCCACTCCCCTAACACAGTCCTTCCAGTTTCCCCCAGAATATTCCAGGCCCGAGATCTTGCTGGCCCTGAGACAGAAGCCTAGGGGTGACTGGCCAGCTGCCCCATCGATGGCAGGACctctgaggaaggagaggaaaggagatagGGCAAGGGGAGGAAAGCCAGGCGTGTGGAGCCCACCTTCACAGATGTCCCAGGCACACCACGGGTGTTCTGCGGAGGGGTCCTCGGCCTCTGGGTGGCGCAGGTGGAGCAGGGCCTGCACAGGGATCCGGGAGGCCAGGTAGCCCACGGCAGTGTATGGCTCCTGGATTTGGGCGATGGGGTAGACCCCTGCCAGGACCTGAGGGGAAACAAGAGCACTCAGCACCTTCCTCCATCTCCTGCATTCTCCCCACCTCTGGCCCCTCTGCCCTTATACCTGCAACTGCCTGGGCAGAAGCGAGGGGAATATGAGGCCTGGACAGTCACAGAGCTTCACGGAGGGGGTGAGAAAGTAGGTCTGAAAGTATCGGGTGTGGCCCGGGGTTCTGGAGACACTCACGACCTTCCGCCCCACCAGCCCGTTGATCAGCGAGGACTTGCCCACATTGGGGAAACCTGAGGAACACAAGGAAAATTAACACCTGACAGATCCTTACTCTGTGACAGGCAGGATGCTGTGCTATAGCTATAGATGAATGGAGAACTAAggtgcagaaagaaagaaaggaagcggTATAACATCGCAAGTTACAAATCAGGCTCTGGGCTGCCAGGGCTGAATCCTGGCCTCCCCATTTACCTAAGCTTTGTGACCTCATGGCAATTTACTTAATtttctgagtctctgtttccgCAGTTTACAGAGCAGATACCTCCAATCTCAGAGTGGTTAGGATGAAATGAGAAACAAATACAATCGCGTGGCACTGTGTCTGCAGTAGTCTAAGTGAGACATGCATCTCATGATTATCAAACTTCTCCAAGGAGAAGACAGAGCCCAGGGGCTCACTGCCACTCTCTTCATGACCACCACCTTCCACCACACATCTCCTCTACAGCACTCTGGCCTCCCAGTGCCAGAATCTCCCTCCAAAAGGTTTCTTCCATCCCACCTCTGTGGTCTTACCCTGGACCTGTCACTTCACACCTTCCAAATCTCACCTGCAAGCACCCCTCTCTCTGCCCTGACATCTCGtctttccagctcacttattctgGTCCCTCCATTCCAATAAACCTCTGACACTGACTAGCTTGGGAACAGTATTCAATACCCAACTCATGTCCTCACTTCCCTTCTTATGCAACTTAGATTCCATGATCCAGCTCTACAGCCAGTCCGCCTCATAGACCTTTCACTCCCTGGTCCCACCTCTCCCCTTCTTCTTAGTCACCTGGCAAAACTCCAACCCTGTAAAATGCAACTCTGGCCATTCAGCAGCGGACTGAGGCTGGGCAAAGATGCACCATGGTGCTGACTGCACTCTGTTTACAACCCACTCaagtacagttggcccttggTATCCACAGAGGATAGGTTCCAGGAGCCCCTATAGATACCAAACTCCCTGGAGGcgcaagtcccttatataaaatggcatagggcttcccaggtggcgcagtggttaagaatccgcctgccactgcaggggacacgcgttcgatccctggtccaggaagatcccacatgacgcggagcaattaagcccatgcgccacaactactgagcctgctctctagagcctgcgagccacaactactgaacctgtgcgccgcaactactgaagcccgcgaacctagaacccatgccccgcaacaagagaagccaccacaacgagaagcccgcacaccacaacgaagagcagcccccgctcactgtgactagagaaagcccacgcgcagcaacgaagacccaacgcaaccaaaaataaataagtaaataaaaatttaaaataaaaataaataaataaataaaatggcatagtacagtcagccctccgtatccaTGGGTTCCTTGATTGTATCTCCTCtcaaaagggggtggggggataagACTCTCCTTTGACAACCCCCGCCAGCCTCGTTCCTCTCTCCTCTTTAAAAGAGTTTTACTGTaaagcgccacaactagagagagaaaacccgcacgctacaactagagagaagcctgcgtatcacaactagagagaagcccatgcaccgcaatgagagatcccgcatgccgcacctAAGACCCAttgcagtgaaaaataaaaaattttttttagataataaataaataaaatattttttaaaatagggaagATTCTCCTTAGACTTAAAGAGTTAAGACCAAGAAAGAAACTGACACTTCTAAGCTACTACTATAATTTAATGACCATTCTATGATGGACTGATTATTACAACTACAGAAGTTAATATGTAAATCGTATAACAGTGCCTGGTTCACAGCAAGCGTCACGAAGATgttaatttttaacattattattattactattatcactATCTGTCAGGCTTTGTTAGGCTCTCTCTACACTATTCCCTCCATTCCtctcatccattcttttttttatatataaatttatttttatttttggctgcattgggtcttcattgctgtgtgcgggctttctctagttgtggcaagcgggggctactcttcgttgcagtgtgcgggcttctcattgcagtggcttctcttgttgtggagcatgggctctaggtgccgcgggcttcagtagttgtggcacgtgggctcagtagttgtggctcacgggctctagagagcaggctcagtcgttgtggtgcacaggcttagttgctccgcggcatgtgggatcttcccagaccagggctcgaacctgtgtcccctgcattggcaggtggattcttaaccactgcgccaccagggaaaccctcgtccgTTCTTTTAATTGAGCATCattgttctcatttttcaaatCAAAGTCACTAAGACTGACAGTGGGTAAATAACTTGCTTGAGATCAATACGCTGAGAAGCAGAATTTAACTCAGGTGTGCCGTGATCCTTCCGCGACAGCAGAAAgcctcctctgccctcagagaCCCTGGAGCCTGATGGGACCTCACCACCTTCCCTCTTTTCCAAACATTGAAACCCTGTGCCTCCTAGGAGGCCGCCATGCGTGGCCGCCGCTTCCTTACCCACACAGCCGATGGTCACCACCCCGTCCTTGTAGCGCTCCCGTATGGGGCCTGTTGGCTCCATCGCTGAGTCAGTCTGCTGCTCCACCAGGACGGCCGGCccgtcctcctcttcctcctcctccccagagccATTACCCCAGGTGGCTCCAGCCACATCCCGGGCAATCTTCTCCCGCCAGCTGCTCAGGTCCACTGtgcagggaaggaaagaagaagaaggttCTCCCCAGGGCCACTGTATACGATGGCGCAGACCATGCACTGCACAGCTGATGTAAGTGGCGCCCTCTGGATTGGGTAGGGCCAAGCTGCGCAACAGCGACTCTCCCCAGCCTTCACTTGACTCCACCCTGGAATCGGGTGCATTTCTGAGTTTCTGAAAAGCACTGGCAACACTGAAGACAGCAAACCAGTGGGGCTCCTGCCTCCCTGCTGCCTCTCTTGTCCCACCAAGTCAGGctgctccctctcccaccccacctcatGGCCTCTCACCTGAGTCCATAATAGAGGGACTGACTTTGGGAAAGGTGAGCAAAATGACTTGGGACTTTGGGTCTCCCCCACGGCCTCCCACAGCTCCCCTCTAAGGGGCACATACCTTTCCCCGCAGTGATAGCTTCACAGGCTCTCAGCAGCTGCTCCGGCCCCAGAGCCCGAGTCCATCCTCTCCCCCGCCTCCGACTCTTCTTCAAGACTGAGATCAGAGGGCACAAAAGCGTGAGCACACCCCATGGGGCTTATGTACCCCCTCTCTCCCACCACCCTCAGGCCCTAGATCAGGTCCCCCTTTGTCCCTTGCCACCCCACCTCTCCCACGCTGCCCTCCTCATTGCCCACTCACCACTGCTAGGGTCCTGTGGGGTGCAGGGATCCCGAGGAAAAGAGGTGAAAAGAACAATGTGGAGCTGGGGATAGTGTTGATGGAAATAATGCTTCCAGGCAACCACGAGAGCCGGCGGGGCCAGATCCACCTTGTTCAGGACCAGCACCAGGGCCAGCCCTAGCTCTCCAGTCACGTACTCGTAAAATGCTGGTGGGAAATTCACAACCTGGAACAGGGATGGTAGGAGGAGGGAGTGATGCGAGGTCAACCCAGAGTTCTCTGCCTCCAGCTCCTCACACAGCAGGCACAGATTGGAGACAAGACCCTGGTGGAAGCAGATTCTGGGGCAACAAGGATAAATCAGCCAAACTGAACTAGGAAGACAAAGCAGGCATAAGTAACACCTATGTGTTTGTCTCTGGGGGGCTTCCTGTAAGGCCTGATTAGGAATGGAAATGAGCTAAAaagaagacaaggaaacagagaccCCCAACATACTGGGCTAAACGCTGAGATCACtcacagggctgggggtgggatagAAATTAATATCTATTTTCACAGGTACACAACTGTCTACATGTGTACACAaacgtgtgtgtgcacgcacacgtaTGCATGTTTGTGTTGAGCACGTGTAGCTGCGTAAGTGAGCTTGTG
This window contains:
- the GNL1 gene encoding guanine nucleotide-binding protein-like 1, producing MPRKKPFSVKQKKKQLQDKRERKRGLQDGLRSSSNSRSGSRERREEQTDTSDGESVTQQIRRLNQQPSQGLGPRGYDPNRYRLHFERDSREEVERRKRAAREQVLQPVSAELLVLDIWEVYQPGSVLDFPRRPPWSYEMSKEQLMSQEERSFQEYLGKIHGAYTSEKLSYFEHNLETWRQLWRVLEMSDIVLLITDIRHPVVNFPPAFYEYVTGELGLALVLVLNKVDLAPPALVVAWKHYFHQHYPQLHIVLFTSFPRDPCTPQDPSSVLKKSRRRGRGWTRALGPEQLLRACEAITAGKVDLSSWREKIARDVAGATWGNGSGEEEEEEDGPAVLVEQQTDSAMEPTGPIRERYKDGVVTIGCVGFPNVGKSSLINGLVGRKVVSVSRTPGHTRYFQTYFLTPSVKLCDCPGLIFPSLLPRQLQVLAGVYPIAQIQEPYTAVGYLASRIPVQALLHLRHPEAEDPSAEHPWCAWDICEAWAEKRGYKTAKAARNDVYRAANSLLRLALDGRLSLCFQPPGYSEQKGTWESHPETMELVVLQGRVGPAGDEEEEEEELSSSCEEEGEEDRDADEEGEGDEDTPTSAPGSSLAARNPYALLGEDEC